In Corylus avellana chromosome ca2, CavTom2PMs-1.0, the following proteins share a genomic window:
- the LOC132172187 gene encoding auxin-binding protein T85 isoform X2 produces the protein MAGPCLVIFFALLLLSAIAEASQCSVKGLPLVRNISELPQDNYGRGGLSHITIAGSVMHGMKEVELWLQTFAPGSATPIHRHSCEEVFVVLKGSGTLYLASNSHEKYPGKPQEFKIYSNSTFHIPVNDAHQVWNTNEHEDLQILVVISRPPVKVFIYEDWFMPHTAAKLKFPFYWDEQCFQVPQKDEL, from the exons ATGGCCGGACCTTGTCTCGTTATCTTCTTTGCGTTGCTCTTACTATCTGCAATAGCGGAGGCTTCCCAGTGCTCAGTAAAAG GATTACCGCTGGTAAGAAATATTAGTGAGCTTCCTCAGGATAACTATGGAAGGGGAGGTTTGTCCCATATAACTATTGCAGGTTCGGTCATGCATGGGATGAAAGAG GTTGAGTTATGGCTTCAAACATTTGCCCCGGGATCAGCCACACCAATTCATAGGCACTCCTGCGAAGAAGTTTTTGTTGTTCTCAAGGGAAGTGGCACTCTATATCTTGCATCAAATTCACATGAGAAGTACCCTGGAAAGCCTCAAGAGTTCAAAATCTATTCTAATAGCACATTTCATATCCCTGTTAATGATGCTCACCAG GTATGGAATACAAATGAACATGAAGATTTGCAAATTCTTGTCGTTATATCTCGTCCACCAGTCAAAGT GTTTATATATGAGGACTGGTTCATGCCTCACACTGCAGCAAAATTGAAGTTCCCATTCTACTGGGATGAACAATGCTTCCAAGTACCTCAGAAAGATGAACTTTAG
- the LOC132172185 gene encoding transcription termination factor MTERF4, chloroplastic, with protein MTIRSYAGITKPGFLLVHSELPTLSLLKPKLTSLSTLKVPGNHERRIGLITRFQCSVADRTFASSSVDSSVSKPGATHLGRKQGGFSSLYSRPSLSEMKNEKIANRARVYEFLRGIGIVPDELDGLELPVTAEVMRERVDFLHKLGLTVEDINNYPLVLGCSVKKNMVPVLDYLGKLGVRKSTFTDFLRRYPQVLHASVVVDLAPVVAYLQGMDIKPNDIPRVLERYPEVLGFKLEGTMSTSVAYLVGIGVARREIGGVLTRYPEILGMRVGRVIKPFVEYLESLGIPRLAVARLIEKQPHILGFGLEERVKPNVKSLLEFNVREALLPSVVAQYPEIIGLDLKPKLVSQQSLLNSIIDVGPEDFGRVVEKMPQVVSLSSTPARRHVDFLKNCGFSLQQVRKMVVYCPQLLALNLNIMKLNFDYFQMEMKRPLDDLVMFPAFFTFGLESTIKPRHRMVAKKGLKCSLAWLLNCSDEKFEERMSYDTIDMEEMETEPSFDMNTLMEPRSDESTSDYDEDSDDDYV; from the coding sequence ATGACGATCAGAAGCTATGCTGGCATTACAAAACCTGGATTTTTGCTTGTACATTCAGAGTTACCTACTCTTTCTCTCCTCAAGCCCAAGTTAACTTCTTTATCAACTCTTAAGGTACCAGGTAACCACGAGAGAAGAATAGGGTTGATTACAAGATTTCAGTGCTCTGTTGCTGATAGAACATTTGCATCTAGTTCTGTTGATTCATCAGTGTCCAAGCCAGGTGCCACCCATTTGGGTCGGAAACAAGGAGGTTTCTCATCACTGTATAGTCGTCCTAGTTTATCAGaaatgaaaaatgagaaaattgcAAATCGTGCAAGGGTTTATGAGTTCTTGCGAGGAATTGGCATCGTTCCTGATGAGCTTGACGGCTTGGAGCTTCCTGTGACAGCTGAGGTTATGAGGGAACGTGTTGATTTTCTTCACAAATTAGGGCTTACCGTTGAAGACATTAACAACTATCCTCTTGTTCTTGGCTGCAGTGTAAAGAAAAATATGGTCCCTGTTCTTGATTATCTTGGAAAATTGGGTGTTAGGAAATCCACTTTCACTGATTTCTTGAGAAGATACCCACAAGTTCTCCATGCTAGTGTTGTTGTTGACCTTGCACCAGTGGTTGCGTATCTTCAAGGGATGGATATCAAGCCAAATGATATTCCTCGTGTTCTTGAGAGATATCCAGAAGTATTGGGATTCAAGCTTGAGGGGACCATGAGCACATCAGTGGCCTATTTGGTTGGAATTGGCGTTGCAAGAAGAGAAATTGGTGGGGTTTTAACTAGATACCCTGAGATTTTAGGCATGCGAGTAGGCAGGGTGATCAAACCTTTCGTGGAGTATCTGGAAAGCTTGGGCATACCAAGATTAGCTGTGGCTAGACTGATAGAGAAGCAGCCTCATATCCTAGGGTTTGGGTTGGAGGAGAGGGTAAAACCAAATGTCAAATCCCTTTTAGAGTTTAATGTTAGAGAAGCATTACTTCCTTCTGTAGTAGCACAGTATCCTGAGATTATAGGACTTGACTTGAAGCCGAAGCTTGTCAGTCAACAGAGTTTGCTAAATTCGATTATTGATGTCGGTCCTGAGGATTTTGGCAGAGTTGTTGAGAAGATGCCACAGGTTGTTAGTCTCAGTAGTACACCTGCGAGAAGGCATGTGGATTTTCTAAAGAATTGTGGATTCTCCTTGCAACAAGTGAGGAAGATGGTGGTGTACTGTCCCCAACTGCTTGCTTTGAATCTCAACATCATGAAACTTAACTTTGATTACTTTCAAATGGAGATGAAAAGGCCTCTGGATGACTTGGTTATGTTCCCTGCATTCTTTACTTTTGGTCTGGAGTCCACCATAAAACCGAGACACAGGATGGTTGCAAAGAAGGGGTTAAAATGTTCTCTAGCATGGCTTCTTAATTGCTCTGATGAGAAGTTTGAGGAACGGATGAGCTACGACACTATTGACATGGAGGAGATGGAAACAGAGCCATCATTTGACATGAATACACTAATGGAACCAAGGAGTGATGAGTCAACTTCTGATTACGATGAGGACAGTGACGATGACTATGTGTAG
- the LOC132170968 gene encoding exosome complex component RRP4 homolog yields MREIQLSLNKTQKIRLQRALEKLESLSSKVNANASVTIADSIPVSYEDGVLKGHGTLDLNGEVVATVCGVVERVNKLVYVRTLRARYKPEVGDIVVGRVSEVAPKRWRLDINYSQNAVLMLSSMNLPDGIQRRRTALDELNMRSIFEEDDVICAEVRGLQHDGLHLQARSQKYGKLERGQLLTVPPYLVKRRKQHFHHLEQYGVDLILGCNGFIWVGEHVEAKDDMVEDQVNKPKLQNIKSNSYSGTLEEQERTYTPIETRQNICRIANAVRVSAILGFNITAEVIMETVNLSSSLNLDIHEMLGSEFCVLVAEGEAERRSINKKG; encoded by the exons atgagagaaataCAGCTTTCGTTGAACAAAACGCAGAAAATCAGGCTCCAGAGAGCTCTGGAAAAGCTCGAGTCTTTGTCTTCAAAGGTCAATGCCAACGCCTCTGTCACCATCGCAGATTCCATCCCTGTCAGCTACGAGGACGGCGTCCTCAA GGGACATGGAACCTTGGACCTCAATGGGGAAGTGGTTGCGACGGTCTGTGGTGTGGTTGAGCGCGTGAACAAGCTCGTATATGTCCGCACATTGCGGGCCAG GTACAAGCCGGAGGTCGGAGATATCGTTGTAGGGCGTGTTAGTGAG GTTGCTCCAAAGCGTTGGAGATTGGACATAAATTATAGCCAGAATGCAGTTTTGATGCTTTCTTCGATGAACTTACCTGATGGTATCCAG AGGCGGCGAACTGCTTTGGATGAACTCAACATGCGCAGTATTTTTGAAGAGGATGATGTTATTTGT GCTGAAGTCCGTGGTTTACAGCATGATGGCTTACACCTCCAAGCAAGAAGTCAGAAGTATGGCAAG CTTGAGAGGGGTCAACTGCTCACTGTTCCTCCTTATCTTGTGAAGAGACGAAAACAGCATTTCCACCATCTAGAACAGTACGGAGTTGACTTAATACTAGGCTGTAATGGATTCATCTGGGTTGGTGAACATGTTGAAGCCAAAGATGATATGGTAGAGGATCAAGTGAATAAACCTAAATTGCAGAATATTAAATCTAATAGCTATTCGGGAACTCTTGAGGAGCAAGAACGGACCTACACGCCAATAGAGACGAGGCAGAACATATGTAGGATTGCAAATGCAGTCCGGGTATCGGCTATTTTAGGCTTCAATATAACTGCAGAAGTGATCATGGAGACAGTTAACTTGAGTAGCTCTCTGAATCTGGATATACATGAGATGCTTGGTTCCGAGTTCTGTGTTCTGGTTGCAGAGGGGGAGGCTGAAAGGAGaagcataaataaaaaggggtgA
- the LOC132172187 gene encoding auxin-binding protein T85 isoform X1: protein MAGPCLVIFFALLLLSAIAEASQCSVKGLPLVRNISELPQDNYGRGGLSHITIAGSVMHGMKEVELWLQTFAPGSATPIHRHSCEEVFVVLKGSGTLYLASNSHEKYPGKPQEFKIYSNSTFHIPVNDAHQVWNTNEHEDLQILVVISRPPVKVFIYEDWFMPHTAAKLKFPFFWDEQCFQVPQKDEL, encoded by the exons ATGGCCGGACCTTGTCTCGTTATCTTCTTTGCGTTGCTCTTACTATCTGCAATAGCGGAGGCTTCCCAGTGCTCAGTAAAAG GATTACCGCTGGTAAGAAATATCAGTGAGCTTCCTCAGGATAACTATGGAAGGGGAGGTTTGTCCCATATAACTATTGCTGGTTCGGTCATGCATGGGATGAAAGAG GTTGAGTTATGGCTTCAAACATTTGCCCCGGGATCAGCCACACCAATTCATAGGCACTCCTGCGAAGAAGTTTTTGTTGTTCTCAAGGGAAGTGGCACTCTATATCTTGCATCAAATTCACATGAGAAGTACCCTGGAAAGCCTCAAGAGTTCAAAATCTATTCTAATAGCACATTTCATATCCCTGTTAATGATGCTCACCAG GTATGGAATACAAATGAACATGAAGATTTGCAAATTCTTGTCGTTATATCTCGTCCACCAGTCAAAGT GTTTATATATGAGGACTGGTTCATGCCTCACACTGCAGCAAAATTGAAGTTCCCATTCTTCTGGGATGAACAATGCTTCCAAGTACCTCAGAAAGATGAACTTTAG
- the LOC132172186 gene encoding protein RESISTANCE TO PHYTOPHTHORA 1, chloroplastic, protein MNTLIPTSLCNTQISSFRFAAPILRNSLPHVHSRAKSFKIHATTPGEIDTQSAEEETQAESNEASTAPAELEKDLKKVVQKTAATFAPRASTASKNPAVPGTALYTIFEVQGYASMLLGGALSFNLIFPSNEPDIWRLMGMWSIWMFTIPSLRARDCSKNEKEALNYLFLLVPLINVLIPFFWKSFAVVWSADTIAFFGMYAWKFGWLQRTD, encoded by the exons ATGAACACGCTGATCCCGACGTCTCTCTGCAACACCCAGATTTCAAGCTTCCGTTTTGCTGCTCCAATCCTCAGAAACAGCTTGCCCCATGTTCACTCACGCGCCAAAAGCTTCAAAATACATGCCACCACTCCCGGTGAAATAGATACGCAGTCGGCAGAGGAAGAAACACAAGCAGAATCCAATGAAGCATCCACTGCTCCTGCTGAGCTAGAAAAAGACCTCAAAAAG GTGGTTCAGAAGACTGCTGCAACCTTTGCTCCAAGGGCTTCCACAGCTTCCAAAAACCCTGCTGTGCCTGGAACTGCCCTGTATACTATTTTTGAGGTTCAAGGCTATGCTTCAATGTTGTTGGGTGGAGCTCTGTCTTTTAATCTCATATTCCCATCAAACGAACCAGACATATGGAGATTAATGGGAATGTGGTCCATTTGGATGTTCA CAATTCCTTCACTCCGGGCCCGAGACTGCTCGAAGAATGAGAAAGAAGCTCTCAACTATCTCTTTCTCCTTGTCCCATTAATCAATGTTTTAATCCCATTCTTCTGGAAGTCCTTTGCAGTTGTCTGGTCTGCAGATACTATAGCCTTCTTTGGAATGTATGCATGGAAG tTTGGGTGGCTACAGAGAACAGACTAG